A window of the Lactuca sativa cultivar Salinas chromosome 5, Lsat_Salinas_v11, whole genome shotgun sequence genome harbors these coding sequences:
- the LOC111897286 gene encoding bet1-like SNARE 1-2 isoform X1 produces the protein MSYRRDNRASRSALFDNLDGIEEGGLRASSSYADEQENDKSLNILQDKVVFLKRLTGDIHDEVQSHNRMLDRMGNGMDSARGIMSGTMDRFKMVFEKKSSRRTCKLVMYFVMSFFIIYYLFRFLMYYMYG, from the exons ATGAGCTATCGCAG ggaCAATCGTGCATCTAGAAGTGCTCTATTTGATAACCTTGATGGCATTGAAGAAGGTGGTCTCAGGGCTTCTTCATCATATGCAGATGAACAAGAAAATGATAAATCTTTAAATATTCTGCAAGACAAAGTTGTCTTTCTAAAGAGA TTGACTGGTGATATACATGATGAGGTGCAGAGTCATAATCGCATGTTGGACAGAATG GGTAATGGGATGGATTCTGCAAGGGGGATTATGTCAGGAACTATGGATCGCTTCAAAATG gtttttgaaaaaaaatcaagtaGAAGAACATGTAAACTTGTGATGTATTTTGTCATGTCATTCTTCATCATATACTACCTGTTCAG GTTTCTTATGTATTATATGTATGGTTAA
- the LOC111897286 gene encoding bet1-like SNARE 1-2 isoform X2, which produces MSYRRDNRASRSALFDNLDGIEEGGLRASSSYADEQENDKSLNILQDKVVFLKRLTGDIHDEVQSHNRMLDRMGNGMDSARGIMSGTMDRFKMVFEKKSSRRTCKLVMYFVMSFFIIYYLFRVGKKT; this is translated from the exons ATGAGCTATCGCAG ggaCAATCGTGCATCTAGAAGTGCTCTATTTGATAACCTTGATGGCATTGAAGAAGGTGGTCTCAGGGCTTCTTCATCATATGCAGATGAACAAGAAAATGATAAATCTTTAAATATTCTGCAAGACAAAGTTGTCTTTCTAAAGAGA TTGACTGGTGATATACATGATGAGGTGCAGAGTCATAATCGCATGTTGGACAGAATG GGTAATGGGATGGATTCTGCAAGGGGGATTATGTCAGGAACTATGGATCGCTTCAAAATG gtttttgaaaaaaaatcaagtaGAAGAACATGTAAACTTGTGATGTATTTTGTCATGTCATTCTTCATCATATACTACCTGTTCAG